The following are from one region of the Paenibacillus protaetiae genome:
- a CDS encoding helix-turn-helix domain-containing protein, which translates to MAMIINIDVMLAKRKMSVTELSEKVGITMANLSILKNGKAKAIRFSTLEAICKALDCQPGDILEYKKEEEH; encoded by the coding sequence ATGGCGATGATTATAAATATTGATGTCATGCTGGCGAAGCGGAAGATGAGCGTTACGGAGCTTTCGGAGAAGGTAGGCATTACGATGGCGAACCTTTCGATTTTAAAAAACGGCAAAGCGAAAGCAATCCGGTTTTCTACGCTGGAGGCGATTTGCAAAGCGCTGGACTGCCAGCCGGGGGATATTTTAGAGTACAAAAAGGAAGAAGAACATTAA